GGTAGGTGAATGCTGTTGATCTCTTCTTCTGTTAGTGGACGGTATTCGCCCTCAGCTAAAGTTTCATCTAATGTTATATCCCCAATACGCTCACGATGTAATGCACTGACGTGATTACCCACGGCAGCAAACATACGTTTTACTTGATGGTATTTACCTTCACTAATAGTGAGTTTCACTTCTATAGGTGTAATAATTTCTAATTTGGCGGGTTTAGTCAGATCTTTTTCACCATTTAGCTGCACACCTTTTTGGAACTGTTCAGCAACACCTTCAGCTATTGGCTCTTCTAGTGTAACGTGATACGTTTTTTCACAATGATGTTTTGGCGCCGTAATACGATGTGACCACTGACCATTGTCAGTCAATAAGACAAGCCCTGTTGTATCAATATCTAAACGCCCTGCAGCATGTAATTTATATGCCAGGGGTTCATCAATAAAATAAAGGATGGTTGGATTAACTGGGTCATCTGTTGAACAGACATAACCGATGGGCTTATTTAACATAAAATAACGTGGCCCTAAAATCTGGGTTAACACATTACCGTTATAAGCCACTTTTTGTTCTGGTGTTATTTTGGTCGAACCGCTTTTCACCATTTCACCATCAATTGTTACAAGCCCTGCTCTTAATTCACGAAGGATCAAGCTACGGCTAATCCCCAATTGCTGGGATAAAAATTTATCTAATCGCATGAATTTCTCTGAAAAATGGAAGAATACCATCTGATATGAGGTATCTATTAAAAATGAATATTAACAATAAAACAACTAATTAATTTATAAATAAACTATCACATTCTTTACTTATCAAGTTCCACTCGCCTTATTCGCGCTATCTCTAAAAAAATGCTACGCTGATTGCTCTGTTTGATTTCTTATGTAGAGTTATGGCATTTACACTCAGACCTTACCAACTTGACGCCGTTAACGCGACGATCTCTTATTTTCGTCAACACAGCACACCCGCAGTGATAGTCTTACCCACAGGTGCAGGAAAAGTTTAGTTATCGCTGAACTAGCCAAAAAAGCGCGAGGGCGTGTCTTAGTCTTGGCACACGTAAAAGAATTAGTCGAACAGAACCATAACAAATATGAGGCTTATGGTCTATCTGCGGGTATTTATGCTGCAGGCTTACAACAAAAAGAGAGTAGTGGAAAAGTTATCTTTGGTAGCGTGCAATCTGTTGCGCGTAATTTATCACAGTTTAATGATAGTTTTTCGCTACTTATTATCGATGAATGTCATCGTATAAGCTTGTCTAAAGATAGCCAATATCAGCAAGTTATTAAACAATTGCAATTCGTTAATCCGAATTTACGCATCCTA
This genomic stretch from Proteus vulgaris harbors:
- the rsuA gene encoding 16S rRNA pseudouridylate synthase A, which codes for MRLDKFLSQQLGISRSLILRELRAGLVTIDGEMVKSGSTKITPEQKVAYNGNVLTQILGPRYFMLNKPIGYVCSTDDPVNPTILYFIDEPLAYKLHAAGRLDIDTTGLVLLTDNGQWSHRITAPKHHCEKTYHVTLEEPIAEGVAEQFQKGVQLNGEKDLTKPAKLEIITPIEVKLTISEGKYHQVKRMFAAVGNHVSALHRERIGDITLDETLAEGEYRPLTEEEINSIHLPQ